The genome window CATACTATTAGAGTCTGTCTGatgattacattttaataacatcTAGAAAACTCCAAAGCCTTTAAAGGTACCCTTACTTACCTTCTGGATGTTAAAATAGGGTGGCTgccattcccattttataagctGTGGCTCTGCCTCACACTGTGGTGGGTAGAGATAAAATCAGAATGTTGGGGTGGTAAGGGATCTTGGTCCGACTCTATCATTCTACagacgaaaaaaaaaaatgaggaaggatCTAAAAAGCTGTCTGCAGCTCCTGTTTCGCATAGTGCACTAGAAAGCTCCCTACCTTTCATTAAGAAAACCCATAGTTCCTTCACTGCCTTAGTTCGGTCCCTCTCCCACTGCATCCTTGGctgattttgctttatttcctttaggTTGCATCCCCTCCCCACCGTGCTGCGCTGGGAAGCCATGACGACTGCCATCTTGGAGCACCTGAGCACCCTGTCTGTGAGTGGGCAGCAGCTGCGCCGCCTGCCCAAGATCCTGGAGAATGGGCTTCCCAAGATGCCTTGCACCGTCCCAGAGACAGACGTGCCCCAGCTCTTTCGCGAGCCTTATATCCACGCCGGCTACCGCCCCACAGGACACAAGTGGCGCTACTACTTCTTCAGCCTCTTTCAGAAACACAACGAGGTGGTTAACGTCTGGACCCACTTGCTGGCGGCTCTGGCCGTCCTCTTGCGCTTCTGGGCCTTTGCGGAGGCTGAGGCCTTGCCGTGGGCCTCTGCCAGCACCCTGCCCCTGCTCCTCTACGTCCTGTCCTCAATCACGTACCTCTCGTTCAGCGTCCTCGCCCACCTGCTGCAGTCCAAGTCCGAGCTCTCCCATTATACTTTCTACTTTGTGGACTACATCGGTGTGAGTGTTTACCAGTACGGCAGTGCCTTGGTTCACTTCTTCTACACCTCGGACCAGGCCTGGTATGAGCGGTTCTGGCTTTTCTTCTTGCCAGCGGCTGCCTTCTGCGGCTGGTTGTCTTGCGCCGGCTGTTGCTATGCCAAGTATCGTTACCAGAGACCTTACCCAGTCATGAAGAAGATCTGTCAAGTGGTGCCCTCGGGGCTGGCCTTCATCCTAGACATCAGCCCGGTGGCGCACCGAGTGGCCCTGTGCCACCTGGCCGGCTGCCAGGAGCAGGCGACCTGGTACCACACCCTCCAGATCCTCTTCTTCCTGGTCAGCGCCTACTTCTTCTCTTGCCCCGTTCCTGAGAAGTACTTCCCGGGTTCCTGTGACATTGTGGGCCATGGGCATCAGCTCTTCCACGTGTTTCTGTCTATCTGCACGCTCTCCCAGCTGGAGGCCATCCTCCTGGACTACCAGGGGCGGCAGGAAATCTTCCTGGAGCGCCACAGCGCCCTCTCTGTCTACATggcctgtctttctttctttctcttgaccGCCTGCAGCACTGCCACTGCAGCCCTCCTGAGGCACAAAGTCAAGGCCAGACTGATGCAGAAAGACTCCTGAGGCTGGCAGGTGGGGCGAGGTGTGGAGGCACCCCATTGTGACTGGAGGGAAATGcgataaaaaacaaattaagagttggttttaaaattaatacatatttccaAGGATGTGCTATGGGTATGGCATTAGGAAGCCAAAGGAGTCAAGAGTTATGTTGTTACAGTGGTTGTTAATAAAAGGAGAATTCCTTTTCCCTCTGGGTCATAGCCTGTCAAGATACAGGAAAGGAAGGGATGTTGGCTAAGATTCATGGGACACTGAATTAAGAACCGTCTTCATGCCTGAAAATTTAGTCGAATTCTGACTATGGCCTCCAGGGGCAAGTCCTGGAGCTGAAGGGATAATAAAACTGGACTGGAAAACAAGTAGTTGACTGGTTCACACCGTCTTGGCATGGCCACCCTATTATGCTGGTCTTTGGTAATCGAAGAAATTAACCCAAGGGCCCAATTTCATTTGGATTTCAGATTGTCCAGGGTGGAGAATTCACAATTTTTAAGATTCAGTGAAACCCTTAGACATAATGAATTATTCAGTTCATCTGATTTGTGGTCCCTCCATTCTCACCCACTCTAATCCTGACccttttttcaggatgacatctccctGGCTGTTTTCTCTAAAGTGCTATTCACTCCCATCCATACCTTGGCAATACACAAGACTCTGAAATAGTCATACTTGCAGGAAATGTTTGGATCCATGTGGACATTCAGGAAACTTTTTCTCATATAACACTAATGTAAACGGTACTAGAAAGTACAGTGCCAAGAGCCACCAGGAGGCCCAGCCTGCAAGCATGGATACTGTTTGGGGTCATGGGacctttttttaatgtctgtggaCTGTGGGATTACTTGAGATCTGTTAGGGCTGCCTTACAGGCCAGAAGATTTGGGGCTTGGTCTGGGGAATCTTCTCCAGATTTTGACCCCTGGTAGAGTGAATTAGTTCTAAGGGTCCCTCTAGGGATCTGATTATTTCAAGAGGAACCCAAGGTCCAGCCTTTTAAATAGATTCTGCCATAAGAAGAACCCACATAACTACCCTAGTTCAGAGTTTTTAGGCAGACAGTTATGCCTCAACTTAGAGCTGAACCCTTAAAATAATCAAGCCCCAGGACAGGTGAGCATGTGTGCTCACTGTGGGTTGGTCCCTGAAGGCTCCTTTGGGGTAAGAATGGTGAGGTGGGTACCCTGTAGCTAGAATGTTCTGTTTAGAACATTGCTGCTCAGCCGCTTCTATGGTATAGGTGGTACTTGCCATTGATGTATTCTAACCATGCAGCCTCTCTGAGGACTGACTTCCGCACTCATCTAGTAAAAGGGGCTGTGGTGATAAAAGAGCCACGGAAGCCTTCCCGAGGCCACATCTCGTATCACTGTAAGGTCCCTGTTACTAAAAAGGGAAGTGGTTTGTTTTCACTCGTTTGGTGAACGTCTTCTGTTACTAAACTATTTTGTTGTCTtcaaatctgtattttctttccttctctgagagATATGTGGGTTTTGTGCCTTATAAATGGAAATGTATGAACACTACTTAATATATGGCcacttggaatttttattttggggttatagggataaaaaaaaaagaattgcttttcAACCAGTGGATTGAATTGCTTATCAATCAAAAGACTCCTTGAATCTGTAttttggcaaaaaagaaaagaaaaaagattgaattgAAGCTTTCCTATCATCTTTATATCAAGAAACTGTATGTCGTGTCAGCTACATAGTTTTCCTACATGGATTTCTTTTATTCCTCAAATTCCTGAACTCCTGTGCTACCCAAGTGTCTTCCACAAGCTTCTGGTGTCTAGGCTAACATCATCACAAATAAAGTCAGCAAAACTGAATCAGGTTGAACTAAACAAGGGAATGGGGGAGTTGTACAAAATTCTATGTAGAGGGTCAGTTTAAAAGAAGGCATAGAAAGTGTTTGAGATATTTTTTAGTGTGGATTCAAGGACGATATTCTTTTACATGTTGGAAGGAAGACATAAGTCAAGCTCTTGAATATACCTCTGGTGGTCATGATGGGCGGAAATCTTTTGGCCAAAtgcaggtatttttttaaaagagaaaaacaggaagtaCAGCAGTGATCTTCAAATGTAATCCACAGACCAATTCCAGCCTGCACATTGTAAAAGGTCTTTAACAAGATAATTACAAGATAGATTAAACTTTTAGGTATTGCATTgccataaaatttttattttaatttatacaagTATTGGTCCCTCAAgttattggaaatttttttttaatgatttcaccAGAGATTTGAGAAGCATTGGTGTAGGAACTAGTATCTGTTAAAAATACCAGTATCTCATTAGCAATATATAGACACAGGAAATGTTGGATATTTTTAACTACTCAGAATTTTGAAGGGTTAAATACtccttctaaaacattttcattaaaatgagtgAGTATGTCAGTAAAAAATAGACCTAGTTTatttgaaaggaataaaatatttgataaagaagatggtTATCTTTCTCCGCCATACCCCCTCCAGCTGTTGACATCTACTGGAAATTCTGCtggttctctctgtctctgtctctgtctctgtctctgtctctctctctctctctcaactaaTACTTTCaacctattaaaatgtaaatgcctCTGAAAAACTAAACCATCAGTCATTTACATCTTGTGAATAAAAATTTTGATGGATCTGTATGAGACCCTACTCAGGGTagggagagggaagggcaggACACAGCAGACCAGGGGAATACATTTGCCTGTTTCCTTCTTGCCTAGTACTTCCTGACCTGTATTTACTAACAAGCTAAAGTTAACACTTTTCAGGTGGTAGGGTTTTATTTCCCACCTTGGCTGAAAGTACCTCATTCAACAGCAATGTTCTCAGTCCTCTACTGGAAGCTTTAAATAGTAGGAGCTCAGGCCACGAGATGAAAGTGGTTCATTCCTGTCTCTGTTGTCCGCCTGTTTGCAAATTGTACATTCAATGCTTAAAACCATTAGGTTCTTCAGTTGCTGCATTGTAGTTTCAAGTGAGCCCTCCAGATGGCGATCATGTCTTAGAAAGGGCCCAGCCATGTCCCCAAGGCCTCAGCCTAATTGTGTTGGTCCTAGTGTTTTGCTTGTTTGGCAAGGAAAAAATGGAACTATTTTCTGTTTATGTAAATCTACTTACACGAATGACCATTAAACTGGTGTTGTATATGGATTGTTGTATTGTCAACAGCTACCTTGTTTCTTTGACACAGCCCTTGACAAGGGCTACTTTGACAAGGCCCATCTTAAAATAAGGTTTTATCTAGGCAATTATTGCCAGGAGGAAGCGGTCAGGACATTTTATATCCACCTAGAAGTAGGAAagtataaaagcatttaaaaaatatctccatACCCAAACCCcccaaatatacatacacatgcccCAAATCCTCACTTATGAATAGATCAAATTGCCTACCCTCCCCCACAAAGCTATGGAGTTGATTTCTCTAAAGATTTCAATCTAATTGAAAACATACTCCTGGTTTCGTGGAAAGTAGtgttaaacatttcaaaattttgaattGATGGACTACATTTTTTGAAATCTAAAAATTGTGAATTATAATTATCCTGTCATAGGTACTATAACGTATGTGTTGTGCAATGTAGGTAGCCTAACTATTAGATTGAAATAGCTGTGGGAAAGGTGATTCTCTAGGCTACTGTGGCTTCAGATACACTACTATCAGaataacagtaagaaaacaacatTTCTCTGGCTTGAAGCTCCACTGGTAGAATTATGACTGTCCTTCTTGCCCAAACGCTTTTTATGACCATCAGGGACACTTGGCAGTTTGCAAATGCTTCTGTTGTCACTGTTGATAGTTTAACCACTCTTCAGTTATTGATTCATCAAGTATTTATGAATACCTATTGGTGGTAGGCACCCTGTTGGCTCTGGAGATACCATAGTGAGAAAAAAACAGGCATATGGAGAGTTTGCGGTCTGCTGAGCGAGGACAAGCGTATTCCCACTTGGGGCCACAAGAGGGTCCCCCTCTCCAGGTCTTGGTCCCCATCACAGCCTGAGGGCCATATGGCCTGCGAAATCCACAGGAGGCTGGAATCTGCTTTGGGCCAGAACCTTTTCAAAAGGTTTgagctttttccttcttccccccaGAGGCTGGAAGCATCTCTGTCACCAGGAAGCCTGTCACCTTACAGTCACCTCGACCCTTCTTGCTACTcctgctgcttctccagcccttCTCACTGTCCTCTACATTCAGACACGCAGAAGTCCTATATTTCCACAGGCACTGTAGACTTCCCAGGTACATAAAGTCCCATCTGCAGGGAAGGCGATGTAGGGTTCCACCCTGAGTAGTTCTTGAGTTGGTAAACTGGAAACAGCATGCTGAACACTGGCTGcctccttaaacaaacaaacaaaaaactcaaataaaaaaacaccttatcccttaaatttttctttttggaaataatatggaaggaaaaacattaaaaagagattTCATTTAAACATTAACTTTGGGCACAAATTTACCTAAGGTAAGGGCTTTTCTTGCCTAACATGACAGGAgagatatgtatattttttagacTCCAGGAGGCCTTGACCAACTCAAAGGCTACCGAATATCTCCTCAGATCGTATGCtctccaaaacattttcacacATCCATTTGAGTTTCTAAATAATCGTGAGGTAAGGCCAAAAAGATCTCCATTAAACTAGGAAACACTGAAAAAGTAGAATGGTTCAAAGGCACACAACTAGTTGTGATGTTTAAACTcaaacttatttttccttcagataaattCAGGGCTCAGCTATACAGAAACATCAACACCAAATATTTGCAGAGCCCGTTGCAGTGTGTAAAGTACTTTCACATATTGTGTATACTTTAACctaatttcattttaacttttgatCCTAAATACCTCATGATAGCCAGGGTTGTATCATTTCTTTTCAGGTGAAAGCGACTTCACACTATCTCCTTGGACGCCAAATAAAGCATTCTTTGCACCTCAGTCTGCTTAGAAGCCCAAATGTTTCATTTGGTCACAAGTCCTTTGTGGCATAGATTAGAAAGTCAACGCTCACTCTCCATCATGGCTTCTTGAAAATACCTTTGAATGCTTAGATGAGAAACTCATCTAGTATTAACAACCTAGCAAGCCCTCCCTCTCATCTTTTACTGGGATTGTCTGTTTTTCAAACAATTGGCTTTCCCAGAGATTTTGACAACTGATATGACTTTGAGTGTGGGATTAAACAGTCTCTGCCTTATAAAGGAGTTATGCAGATATGCAGACTAAGTAGAAAGCCCccaaagtctttatttctcattttcaagtAATATATGCTATTAAACTAAATgcaaaaaagaatagagaaaacagaTAATCCATCACTAAATATCttcaggggaaaaataaaactatgtcaAAATATTGTCAATGAGAGGTAAATTACCAGTGTCGTATAAAGCTTCCTGAAAAACCAGACATTGGGAACTAGAAATTTTAAGCAACCTAATACTTTCattctataaaatacaaaataaaccgTCTTTGGCTGTTTATAGGAATACCAAAATGGATACATTACACTCCCTTCTGAAATTACATTATGTAGGTAATTTGATGATGTTGTGGTTGAGACAGCGGCTCAAGAAACAAAGCCAATGATACATTATCTCGTGTTAAAGGAATTCTTTCAAATGCCTCTCAGCTTTCTGAGAGTGCCCTCCTGGAAAGACCTTCATTGGAGGCAAGGCCTAGCCTGCTGGACTGGTATGTGGATTCACTGAAAGTCACTCCACAAACGCTGAACACAAATAGGTGCCAGGTCCTGTTCTAAGTACCAGGGATACAACAATGGACAGAACACACAAATCCCCACCCTTAGGGATTTACATTGAGGGATTGGTGAGGGGATGGCGAGACAACCAAATCAATGATACAGTGTATTAGAAGGTGATGGTGCCAAGGAGAAATACAGAGCAAGGAAGGACAGGCCAAAGGGGTGGAGTGAGTTTGCTCTTTTAAACAAGATCAGGGAAGACTACAGAAAAAGGTGACAGAGCCAGCTCTGTGTCtctcccaggcagagggaagaagtaCAAAGGGCTTGAGGCCAGCAAGAACAAAGTGGGGACAGAAGAGACGAGGACAAATTGTGAGAGCCTCAGATTGTGAGCACTGTGGCATTTACTGTGACGTTAAGACAAGGTATGCTGGAGAAGAATTCGCCCCAGGAAGATTCAGGATAGCTGTTTCTCTATATGGACTAATTATTCACTGCATTTTACCTTTCCTTTAGAGAACAGAGCAAATTCTGCTCCCTGCAGTCTATATAAAACCAAGTTATTCTATCTGTGGGCTTGGCCTTGGGCTCTGTGTTCCTATGGACACACACTCATGCTCTCAAGATTCTTTCCAGATTCTTCTCAGAGAGCATTTTCTAAGTGCCTGGAATGCTGACCTCCACTTCCTCCTAGATAGGCAGTGAATGTTTCCTTCTTCTACTGACACTGGTTTGTACGCTGGGTAAACCTCTGGGCAAACACATCCAGAGCAGAGTGTGGAAactgggaataaaaataatattaacagttTCTATTATGTAGTGCTCACTCCTTTGCTGAGCTGTTTCCTTAGATTCTTTTCTTTAACCCTCATACAACCCTATGAGACAGATACTGTTATTGTCCAtattaccaatgaggaaactgtaAATTTGCCCAAGACTACCTGGCTAGTAAGTCATGGAATATCACAGAAACTCAGCCCTTAGAATCCAGAGTTCATATTCTGAAGAACCAAAATTAAGTGAATAGAAGTTCTAACCTCCCATTGCTTATTGTGTAAACTGTAAGTATAGAATCGAGAAGGACATgtaatgtgaattttttttttcccctcatacaTGAAATAAACCTAAAGATGCAGCTCTCGTTTTATTTCTAGACATTGTGGCCAAGCAAAAATCCTTAGACTGTTACTGTTGAAACAGTACTAACTTGAGATTCTTAAATATGTTATGTGCTAGAATCCAACGTGGACCTAGTCACGTTACAAACGTTAATCTCAGAGGCCACCTGTAACCACCTGAAAGACCGTCAAGGACTCAAACCAATTTTAAGAACCACTGACTCCTCAAATTATTTCCCTGCACTTCTCTAGTGAATCCTTCCTCCTCTTCAGGACGTGGTCAATGCAGCCTATTCCTCATTAAAGCGTGTGCGAGCACTATTCTGGGCTATAACAATGTCTCTTTCTTTAAAGACAGCTATGGCACCATGCAAAACATCTCAActcagtgtgttttcttttcaaacaagAACAAATTATCTCAGAATCTgtctaattttactaactaacTAATGTTAATACTTTTCAGGTGTTAGGGTTTCATTTCCCACCTCGGCTGAAAGTACCTCATTCAACACAAAGTACCTCAGTACCAAGTTTGTGTTCAATAAGCTTGTGATAaacattgtcattattattatttctatcacTTCACGTTGAGCAGGGTGCTGTGGGTTCTGTATAAACTCATTTACCCTCTCTGTGGACTCCTGAAAGTCTCTCACCAGAAATGAGGGCTCTCTGCCCTTGGGAGGGATTTCTCCCCACTCCTGACAGATTAAGACGGGTTGTATTTCACCAGGGTTCTGCATGTGTTTTGGTGGGGAATTTATTGCTTTCCTCCACATTCCTTTCACCCTATCTGCATGTCACAGACTATCACTGGCATCAGCAAGACCTTCCTGTGGCATCCTGACCCCGCAGACAGGCTGGCAGCCCCTTCCTTTTCCACTATGGTTCCCATGTGTTCTCAGCCGACAGCAGAAAACCCACTGTACCACTCATTGATTTTTTACTTCTTGATTCCCATCTGGCATAGCTTGAATCATGTTCCCCTAGAAGATACGTTgtcttaacccccagtacctcagctagtgaccttgtttggaaatggTAGTTGCAGATATAAGTAGTTAGGAGGTCCTACTGGAGTAGGGTGGACCcttaatccaatgtgactggtgtccttataagaagaggagagataCAGAGGGAATGTGAAGACATATGACCATGTGAAGGCAAAGAGACACacacgggggcggggggcggcaTCATATGATGATGGACGTAGAGACTGGAGTTATGCAGCTGCAGGCCTAGGAATGCCAAGGACGGAGGCTAGGGAAGAGAGCGTGGCCCTAGCCATACCTTGATTCttgatttctagcctccagaactgtggaccataaatttctcttgttttaagccacccaattgtgccgctttgttatggcagccctaggaaattcaTACACTGCCCTAGGCCAATTGCAGTTTTCTACTTTATGCAATTGACACAATTCGCCCTAACCAGTGGCTCTTGGTCTCTCTCTCAGCTTAGCAAGCACATGTAGAGAATGGAACAAGAATATCCCATCCTCCTCCCACCTACACTCcattaaagagagaaatgggGATTGCTCGTCTTAATCAAACAGGAAATACTGATGAGTAGCTTAATACATGTGTGAATGCAGTAGAACCTCTGTGGTAGGATGTTAAATACAGAGACAAAATTCAGAGCAATCAGTTTCAGTGTGGTTAAATGTGTTTCCCATCTGACTCCCCCCGGCTGAAGCAAGTGCTCCTGGCCCCGTTTTGGCAACTGCCCTCTTGGGTCCTCGCCTCTACTCCTCAGCTCTCACAATAGACTCAGGTAATGTTAGAAAGGCTTTTTCAAAGGGAAGAGAATTCCAAATGAATCAGCTAAAGTCATAGAATGGGTTTGACTGAAGGGAGGAAAAAGCCGCAGAAACACAAGTTCTTTCAAACCCTTGGCAGGAGCCCTCTGTAAGACTAAAATAGTCTAAACCCAAATTGTGTGATTTTGTGTCAAATGAAGATTTCCTGTGGGTGCTAAATTTTCAGAATCTGCTTGGAAATCACTATGGatgtttctctttcctgttttgatACTTCGTAAACACCAAAGTGGTTGACTGGGCACTCTTTTGAGATAGATTCCAGAGACCGAGGAGTGATGGAAATGAAGGGCAGAGAGTACTCAGACTGAGGGACACTCCCCTGCAAGGTGTTATCTCCATATTGAAACACTAGCCACACTCCCAACCCTTTCAAACCTACTGGTGTGTAATTAGGTTTGTTTTTCAGAAACCATGCTGTACCACGTTTGTATAGCAGAGGGACGTAGGGCACCAAAATCACTGTAGAAATATCCAAGACTTGCACATGCGCTCACACATGCGCACACTAGCCTACTTGGCATTTGTCCTGTGATTTTAGGTCCTGAAGAATAATGTCACAGGGTGGAAAATAAAATCTGGCTAAAGCCGGCTCTGGGCAAGATGCTGAACAAAAAGGTGTTTATTTTAGGTCAAGTGCTTGTAGCCTCTACCAGTCCTCAGGAATCCCTGGGAGACATCACTCATCGTGACGCTCTCTTTCAGGCTTGGCCTTCTGGCACTTTACTGTTTCCATATTTTCCATTCCCCAAGCTTTGAAACAACCTGCTAAGGTCATGCGATGTCTCTGTGGTCTTCTGAGTCCAGGCTTTACGCACAGTCTTCAAACCACGGTACTTTCCAGTTTAGTTGCCAGAGATGGTTCCTGTCCTCTTCTTTGTAGTCCACAAAGTGGGAAGTGTCGAGTTCCGACTGAAGTGCAATCCATCTTGACTAGTCATGTTTGGGGAAAATGGGATATAAATGGTTAATCATACCAAACCTTCTCAGGGTTCAAGCAGTTTTCTGAagccatgactttttttttttcttccctcttcacaGCCCTGTCCCTGCACTTTTTAGCACTGTTGCAACACTGCCTGGCTTCCCCTCATCAGAGGTGATGCTATTTTTATGATGCCATAGACAGAAGTTTTCTTCACCATACTTTCCTAGGGTCCGCAAGTAGTTATACACACTCTGTTAACCATTTAACTACTGTGCTTTTCTGGGAAAGAAAGGTTTTTGAGCAGAGGACACGCCTCAAATAGAAACAGATGACACAATGGGTAATAGGCTTAGGCATGACTCACCCTTTCCAGCCACCATGGGTTCCTTCCCTACCCAACCCAGGGAACACAGACCCCAGTGCAACTATGCACTTAGTCCAGAAAGGCTCTTCAAAGTGTATTCTAATGCCATggatttacttttattaaaagagCTGAGGGAGGGATCATATGACTGGTAAGGATTTAAGGTTATCATGAAGAATCAGCAAGGATTATAGTTACCAGTGATTCTGGATACTCAGCATCAATGCGGTGGAGAAAAGTGGGAGAACCATCTTCTCTCTGAAGTTTGAACTTGCCAACTTGAAATATTTTCCCAGCGGTTGGCTTTCATCCCAGTTCACTGGCTAAGATATAATGCAATAGACAGATACTTAAAAGTTTTCAGTAACTTCAACAATGCTAATCAATTAatgtcttaaaaatgtattaaatgcctgCATTAAAGTAATATatcaatagaaaattaaaatttaaaaaggttaaaaaaaagtggggggtggggagaagaacaTGAAACAGAAGTGGCCAAAGGAGAGGAATAGTTAGTAGAAAAGAAACTCTTTGGGCAGGGTGTGGCAGACAGCCACCAATAACTGTTTCATGTGCCACTAGTAGCTTCATGTCCATTGAGCTTCAAGTCCATTAGTGAAAAACAACAGGAGGATTTGTTCTGACAAGCAGCAATAAaaccgtgtttcctggaaaataagacctagccagaccatcagctctaatgcgtcttttggagctaaaattaatgtaagacccagtcttatattatattatacccggtcttatattatgttaatataagagtgggtcttataataatttttgctccaaaagacacattagagctgatggtccgactaggtcttattttcgggaaacacagaaCCAAAGCTGCTGTCTGCACTGTCAGTAAACTACTCATGACATGGAAATATGCTTTCTGTCAGGCTATTATGTTCCTAAACTGGCTCATtattgttaacctaaaaataaaaaggccttccaaagtgagaggcaacaaacatttactgagatcAATAACAATAGCTATTAGGGAATCATTACTTCTAgcagaagcccaaataatgttccgattaggagacaaaggcaatagGTATTTGTGAGAAAGGGCAGGGGAGCCATTACATCAACAGAAGGAAGGTGTTTCTGTTGGTGCAGATAACACAGTGATGTTAAtcctaaacaatgtttttaaatttcagtccAGTAGTCACCATTTTAGCAGTCATAATAACtactttcttgttatctttgcaaacagttcttttgCAAGGCACAAGGTTGCTCAGGCCTCATCCAAAGGtgattttaccattttaacattCCAAGGAGTTGAGACATGAGACAtacaaggcagttcctctggcatggcagctccggctccattttaaagtggctccgtGTATATTACTGTTTACATTATCAGAAACAGCTATCACAAAActcagattcctgggccccatttCAGACCTAAAGAATCCCATGTCTAGGCACAaaggttttgtttgctttttaggtTCCTCAGTGCTGAtgggtgtggttttttttcttcttcttcttcttcctacaAATGTTTCAGGAGCaggaccacattttcttttaaggaataaTAATTTAAACACATTTCGTAAAAAGCACCAAAGCTGAGAATACCTATGATTCTGACAGTATTTCACCTCATTTATTTGTGAGTCTTCTTAGTCTTCTCTTTGAAGGAGAGTCTTTCCCCTTATGGTTCTGAGCTTTTCATTGCAGCTGCAGGTATGTACTATACATTATGGAGATCAAGAGAATTGAGATGAGCACGTTGTAGCCCTCCAGTCAACAAGTTTTTAGTGTCCTGAGGCAAATATACAAGGCGAGGCCTGTAAGAACTCAGGGTGAAGAACTGCAGG of Rhinolophus sinicus isolate RSC01 linkage group LG05, ASM3656204v1, whole genome shotgun sequence contains these proteins:
- the PAQR8 gene encoding membrane progestin receptor beta — its product is MTTAILEHLSTLSVSGQQLRRLPKILENGLPKMPCTVPETDVPQLFREPYIHAGYRPTGHKWRYYFFSLFQKHNEVVNVWTHLLAALAVLLRFWAFAEAEALPWASASTLPLLLYVLSSITYLSFSVLAHLLQSKSELSHYTFYFVDYIGVSVYQYGSALVHFFYTSDQAWYERFWLFFLPAAAFCGWLSCAGCCYAKYRYQRPYPVMKKICQVVPSGLAFILDISPVAHRVALCHLAGCQEQATWYHTLQILFFLVSAYFFSCPVPEKYFPGSCDIVGHGHQLFHVFLSICTLSQLEAILLDYQGRQEIFLERHSALSVYMACLSFFLLTACSTATAALLRHKVKARLMQKDS